The Chryseobacterium aureum genome contains a region encoding:
- a CDS encoding outer membrane beta-barrel family protein, with protein sequence MKTQILIAALFFGGLITAQQKKDSTKVNAIDAVNIKKQVFKKQGDRLVYDVASSPIAKGTNTFNLLKQTPMISSIDGKTLKILGKNDAIIYINNKKTNMDSEALIEMLKSTPSEDIQKIEVITVPGSEFQVESKEGVINIVMKKNKNNGYNGTLKMQNEQAYYNNPNAGASFNFRQGKWSGNSNFRTGSWTDRQRYTLSNGDSTFKNESFGFNDDPNKTLGGGFNVDYEINKKHSIGFSYNMRYNKSFNSVLDITNLQDGVINNRTVNNEDAQTRNHSFNLNYEMKTDSLGSKLTSNVSYLWFNRDKVSFNESFPLNNDPDNNYSALHQSVPQIINNYAANVDYLKKTAKGATWLMGVSYNHTNTDNDTQQDKLKNGEFVIDPNQTNHFIYKENILGVYLNYERKLTEKVSGKIGARYEMTRSTGDILGKTGFERNYNNLLPYLNLNYAINSDHNLSYTFSSRIRRPRFWELNPSRTYFTPTNYTQNNPFILAAKFYNQELNYMYKNAFYANLSFNMVEDAAASDLIPLQGTVTGPKRDANGNIIYDDSGNAITETTRFLRYIRTNYGKNRELALTLGMNKSWFKDIWTTNYSVNLGYVTYTGGVWEDPTSMPAPGETEVVEPYIINVKNYNMSATINNVIRLSSKKDWFLGVNYFFASQTAMEGGMIAARQSFDFNLKKIIGDWTIVAEVSDAFNQSFYSIRGVQPNGKYNNITNFNYPRLMSIGVTYNFGNQKLKKAREMKSANDAVKSRT encoded by the coding sequence ATGAAAACTCAAATTCTTATTGCAGCCCTATTTTTCGGCGGACTTATAACGGCTCAGCAGAAAAAAGACAGTACGAAAGTAAATGCTATTGATGCCGTGAATATCAAGAAGCAGGTTTTCAAGAAACAAGGTGACCGTTTAGTGTATGATGTAGCCTCTTCGCCTATTGCTAAGGGTACCAACACCTTTAATCTTTTGAAGCAAACACCAATGATTTCCAGCATTGATGGAAAAACGCTGAAGATTTTGGGAAAGAATGATGCCATCATTTACATCAACAATAAAAAAACGAATATGGACTCTGAAGCATTGATCGAAATGCTGAAGTCTACGCCGTCTGAGGATATACAGAAAATTGAGGTCATTACCGTTCCGGGAAGTGAGTTTCAGGTAGAATCCAAAGAAGGAGTGATCAATATTGTCATGAAAAAAAACAAAAACAATGGTTACAACGGAACCCTGAAGATGCAGAATGAGCAGGCTTATTACAACAATCCCAATGCTGGCGCTTCATTCAATTTCAGACAGGGCAAATGGTCCGGGAATTCGAATTTCAGAACAGGAAGCTGGACAGACAGACAGAGATATACGCTTTCTAACGGAGATTCTACATTCAAAAATGAATCTTTTGGATTTAATGACGATCCTAATAAAACGCTGGGCGGCGGTTTCAATGTAGATTACGAGATCAATAAAAAACACAGTATTGGATTTTCTTATAATATGCGATACAATAAAAGCTTCAATTCTGTTCTTGATATTACCAATTTACAAGATGGGGTTATCAACAACAGAACCGTCAATAATGAGGATGCACAAACCAGAAATCATTCTTTCAACCTGAATTATGAAATGAAAACGGATTCTCTGGGAAGTAAATTAACCTCAAACGTGTCTTATTTATGGTTCAACAGGGATAAAGTAAGCTTCAATGAAAGTTTTCCGCTGAATAATGATCCTGATAACAACTATTCTGCTTTACATCAGTCTGTTCCACAAATCATCAACAATTATGCAGCTAATGTAGATTATCTGAAAAAGACCGCTAAAGGAGCAACCTGGCTCATGGGAGTAAGCTATAACCACACGAATACGGATAATGATACCCAGCAGGATAAACTGAAAAACGGTGAATTTGTAATAGACCCCAACCAGACCAATCATTTCATTTATAAAGAAAACATTTTAGGGGTTTATCTGAACTACGAAAGAAAACTGACAGAGAAAGTATCCGGAAAAATTGGTGCCCGCTACGAAATGACAAGAAGTACAGGAGATATCCTCGGAAAAACAGGATTTGAAAGAAATTACAACAACCTTCTGCCATATCTGAATTTAAATTATGCCATCAATTCTGATCATAATCTGAGTTACACATTTTCCAGCAGAATCAGAAGACCGAGATTCTGGGAACTGAACCCCTCCAGAACGTATTTTACCCCAACCAACTATACGCAGAACAATCCTTTTATACTGGCCGCTAAATTCTATAATCAGGAATTGAACTATATGTATAAGAATGCATTTTATGCCAACCTTAGCTTCAATATGGTGGAAGATGCAGCCGCTTCTGACCTGATTCCGTTACAGGGAACCGTAACGGGCCCTAAAAGAGATGCCAACGGAAACATTATTTACGATGACAGCGGTAATGCCATCACAGAGACTACCCGATTTTTAAGATATATCAGAACCAATTACGGAAAAAACAGGGAGTTAGCCTTAACACTTGGAATGAACAAATCATGGTTTAAAGATATCTGGACCACCAACTACTCCGTGAATTTAGGATATGTTACCTATACCGGTGGCGTGTGGGAAGACCCTACTTCTATGCCGGCTCCGGGAGAGACTGAAGTGGTAGAACCTTATATCATCAATGTTAAAAACTATAATATGTCTGCCACTATCAATAACGTTATCAGACTTTCTTCTAAAAAAGACTGGTTCCTGGGAGTGAACTACTTCTTCGCAAGCCAGACTGCCATGGAAGGAGGTATGATCGCTGCCAGACAAAGCTTTGATTTTAACCTGAAAAAAATCATCGGCGACTGGACAATTGTAGCAGAAGTAAGTGACGCGTTTAACCAGAGCTTTTACAGCATCAGGGGAGTACAGCCTAACGGAAAGTATAATAATATCACCAACTTCAATTATCCAAGACTTATGAGCATCGGCGTGACTTACAATTTTGGAAATCAGAAACTGAAAAAAGCAAGGGAAATGAAATCAGCCAACGATGCTGTAAAATCAAGAACCTGA
- a CDS encoding TonB-dependent receptor domain-containing protein, whose amino-acid sequence MKRIILSMAIIFGTCAFAQEKKSDTAKTKNIEGVTITKQVFKKQSDRFVYDVAASPVAKGNTTFDLLKQTPLLSSTDDKTLKIAGKNNAIIYINGRKTNMDSESLAQFLKNTPAENIQKIEVITVPGSEYQVESSDGIINIILKKKMSDGLNGNMRMSNTTNKYNGSQASFSANYRKDKLGISASLSGGENIEAQTYTLRNGTAKTSNESTGDIDDPNKNIGGYLNIDYQLNDKSNLALSWNTWANKSYNSTVNLFNTIKTEGGTKYTWSKNKEDSRSYNNSVNLNYELKTDSLGSKLNVNAAYLNYKRFQFTDNRTYLSDLNMGTGDMTTQVFQDLPQIINNFSGMVDYNQIFKNDLTVSIGANYNKTKTDNDSKNITYSFDPAKNPDPRPNHFIYDENIYGAYLTVEKKFSDKISGKIGARYEITNSLGTSDNAPTDALKRIERNYNNLLPYLSFNYAINDKNNISYSFSSRMRRPSFWEINPVKNILTDDNYTQNNPFVKASSTYNQELTYMFKNSYFLILNHSYIKDAITQVPLQGYPVSPDGTVGANPVLRYIRTNFGNKQEMSAMVGIQKSFFKQYWTTNFNIGVQHNINNGSLDVDPTTGDRFRNQEGKDIVYTNKTNSTSLLIQTNNTIRLDKKKTWFFGVNYFFVDKQQIELGLLKGLMSLDLSLKKMWNDWTFAVNVNDILNTNIVKIEDFQENGNYNYIHQNRYNRSITVSLTYNFGNQKVKKVRDIEGASDAIKSRTR is encoded by the coding sequence ATGAAACGTATCATTTTGTCAATGGCCATCATATTCGGTACCTGCGCGTTTGCTCAGGAAAAGAAATCTGATACAGCAAAAACAAAAAATATAGAAGGAGTTACCATTACAAAACAGGTTTTCAAAAAACAAAGTGACCGTTTTGTATATGACGTAGCAGCATCTCCCGTAGCGAAAGGAAATACAACGTTTGATCTGTTAAAGCAGACTCCGTTATTATCTTCAACAGATGATAAAACATTGAAAATTGCTGGAAAAAATAACGCCATTATTTATATAAATGGAAGAAAAACGAACATGGATTCTGAATCCCTGGCTCAGTTCCTGAAAAATACACCGGCAGAAAACATTCAGAAAATTGAGGTCATTACGGTTCCGGGAAGTGAATATCAGGTGGAATCATCTGATGGAATCATCAACATCATTTTAAAGAAAAAAATGAGTGACGGTCTGAACGGAAACATGAGAATGTCTAATACCACCAATAAATACAACGGCAGCCAGGCCAGCTTCTCTGCCAATTACAGAAAAGACAAATTAGGCATAAGCGCCAGTTTAAGCGGCGGTGAGAATATTGAAGCCCAAACTTATACGTTAAGAAACGGTACTGCGAAAACATCTAATGAATCTACGGGAGATATTGATGATCCTAACAAAAACATCGGCGGTTATCTGAATATAGATTATCAGCTGAATGATAAAAGTAACCTGGCATTATCCTGGAATACCTGGGCGAATAAAAGCTACAATTCTACAGTTAATCTTTTCAACACCATCAAAACAGAAGGCGGAACAAAATACACCTGGTCTAAAAATAAAGAAGACTCCAGATCTTACAACAATTCTGTAAATTTAAATTATGAACTAAAAACTGACTCCTTAGGCAGTAAGCTTAATGTAAATGCCGCTTATCTCAATTACAAAAGATTCCAGTTTACAGACAACAGAACGTATTTGTCTGATCTGAATATGGGAACAGGAGATATGACCACACAGGTATTCCAGGATCTCCCTCAGATTATCAATAACTTCTCCGGAATGGTAGATTACAATCAGATATTTAAAAATGATCTGACTGTTTCTATAGGAGCAAATTACAACAAAACCAAAACAGACAACGATTCTAAAAACATTACGTATTCTTTTGATCCCGCAAAAAATCCGGATCCAAGACCCAACCATTTTATCTATGATGAAAATATCTATGGCGCTTATCTTACCGTAGAAAAGAAATTCTCAGATAAAATTTCCGGAAAAATCGGGGCCAGATATGAAATTACCAATAGTTTGGGAACTTCAGACAATGCCCCTACCGATGCTCTTAAAAGGATTGAAAGAAATTACAATAACTTACTTCCTTATCTGAGCTTCAACTATGCAATCAATGATAAAAATAATATTTCCTACTCTTTTTCCAGCAGAATGAGAAGACCCAGCTTCTGGGAGATCAATCCTGTAAAAAATATATTAACGGATGATAATTATACGCAGAATAACCCGTTTGTAAAAGCTTCTTCTACGTATAACCAGGAACTTACGTACATGTTTAAAAATTCCTATTTCCTGATTTTAAACCATTCTTATATTAAAGATGCCATCACTCAGGTTCCGTTGCAGGGATATCCTGTTTCACCTGATGGTACCGTGGGCGCCAATCCTGTATTAAGATACATCAGAACCAATTTTGGAAATAAGCAGGAGATGTCTGCCATGGTAGGAATTCAGAAGTCATTCTTTAAACAATACTGGACAACAAACTTCAATATCGGGGTTCAGCATAATATCAACAACGGAAGTCTTGATGTGGATCCTACTACGGGAGACCGATTCAGAAACCAGGAGGGTAAGGATATTGTTTATACCAACAAAACCAATTCTACCAGTCTGTTGATTCAGACCAACAACACCATCCGTCTTGACAAAAAGAAAACATGGTTCTTCGGCGTTAATTATTTCTTCGTAGACAAGCAGCAGATTGAACTAGGATTGCTGAAAGGCTTAATGAGTTTGGACCTCAGCCTTAAGAAAATGTGGAACGACTGGACTTTTG
- the nadD gene encoding nicotinate (nicotinamide) nucleotide adenylyltransferase, producing MKKIGLFFGSFNPIHIGHLILANYILEHSDMEELWFVVSPQNPFKDKKSLLKDHNRLDMVQLAVKNYPNMRASNVEFSLPIPSYTIDTLTYLHEKYPDYSFSLIMGEDNLKSLHKWKNSDILIKNHHIIVYPRVFEGEKKDSEYLQHENISLIKAPVIELSATEIRNMIKEGKNVRPMLPPEVFEYLDGSSFYQ from the coding sequence ATGAAAAAAATCGGTTTATTTTTCGGATCATTTAATCCTATTCATATCGGGCATCTTATTCTGGCTAATTATATTCTTGAGCATTCTGATATGGAAGAGCTTTGGTTTGTGGTGAGCCCGCAGAATCCTTTTAAAGACAAAAAATCTTTACTGAAAGATCATAACCGGCTGGACATGGTACAGCTTGCGGTGAAAAATTATCCGAATATGAGAGCTTCCAATGTAGAATTTTCTCTTCCGATACCAAGCTACACCATTGATACCCTTACTTATCTTCATGAAAAATATCCTGATTATTCTTTCAGCCTGATTATGGGAGAAGATAATCTGAAAAGCCTTCACAAATGGAAAAATTCTGATATTTTGATCAAAAACCATCACATTATTGTCTATCCAAGAGTATTTGAGGGAGAAAAGAAAGATTCCGAATATCTACAGCATGAAAATATTTCCCTGATCAAAGCTCCGGTGATAGAACTTTCTGCCACTGAAATACGTAATATGATTAAAGAGGGTAAAAATGTAAGACCTATGCTGCCTCCTGAGGTTTTTGAATATCTGGATGGAAGTAGTTTTTATCAATAA
- a CDS encoding DUF3817 domain-containing protein, which produces MDFIEKIFSKYSQEKIIKWFKQICLAEAVSCLLLYCVAMIWIRYDENIYSIIFISVIGSLHGLFFTLYLLLCLPARKIYNWDDEDFVFALLSAFFPFATVWVDKKLARFDRE; this is translated from the coding sequence ATGGACTTCATCGAAAAAATATTCTCAAAATATTCTCAGGAAAAAATCATCAAATGGTTTAAGCAGATTTGTCTTGCAGAAGCTGTTTCATGTCTTTTGCTGTATTGTGTTGCGATGATCTGGATCCGATATGATGAAAACATATATTCTATTATTTTCATCAGCGTTATCGGCAGCTTACATGGATTATTTTTTACGCTTTATCTCCTTCTCTGTCTTCCTGCAAGAAAAATTTACAACTGGGATGATGAAGATTTTGTCTTTGCCCTGTTGTCTGCGTTCTTCCCATTTGCAACAGTTTGGGTAGATAAAAAGCTGGCCCGCTTCGATAGAGAGTAA